From Salipiger profundus, a single genomic window includes:
- the lnt gene encoding apolipoprotein N-acyltransferase — translation MRSPLPFYRGWVTSLPSRAIVATAAGAMTVLSLPPFSIILLVPVSFSVLLLLLRAGSVGAAALVGWAFGLGQFGFGLSWISESFYVDPDKFGALAIPAVAALAAGLATFPALAAALFSSTKSRFAVTGVTTCLLFATSWTAAEWLRGHVFTGFPWNLTAYALVDYPTLRQPAAWIGSYGLGFLLVLAGTLPAAALVTERRRRWVPASLFAAVIATTWTVGQGRLGLEPRPAPGVDVRIVQGNVPQREKWAPEQRDETLTRYLALSSGPGEVDVLLWPETAFPGFLDEDLGARSRIAAILQDGALLLTGVPDRTRKDQETLYFNTVQAYNQTGDILTGYAKHHLVPFGEYVPFRGWLKLDRITQGLGDFTPGAGPRTLTLPGAPPLAVAICYEIIFPGDVIDDQHRPDWIFNATNDAWFGTSIGPEQHLAAVRMRAVEEGLPIVRAANTGISAVIDAKGELIVKLGIEETGVIDAELPGALEPTPYARFGDWMLLALTAVTWILFLGTRLSGMHRARNQKASAEAKSC, via the coding sequence ATGAGGTCGCCTTTGCCTTTTTACAGAGGCTGGGTGACTTCCTTGCCGTCTCGCGCCATTGTCGCGACCGCAGCAGGAGCGATGACCGTTCTGTCGCTTCCGCCCTTCTCGATCATTCTGCTCGTGCCCGTATCCTTTTCAGTGCTGCTTCTTCTGCTGCGCGCTGGCTCCGTCGGGGCAGCCGCACTGGTCGGGTGGGCCTTTGGTCTCGGTCAGTTCGGCTTTGGCCTCTCATGGATCTCCGAGAGCTTCTATGTGGACCCCGATAAATTTGGGGCGCTGGCGATCCCGGCCGTTGCGGCACTGGCCGCCGGTCTGGCCACCTTTCCGGCCTTGGCGGCGGCGCTGTTTTCCAGCACTAAGTCCCGCTTTGCGGTCACCGGCGTAACGACCTGCCTGCTATTCGCAACCTCCTGGACGGCGGCAGAGTGGCTGCGCGGGCACGTCTTCACGGGATTTCCCTGGAACCTCACCGCCTACGCCCTTGTTGACTACCCGACACTGAGGCAGCCGGCCGCATGGATCGGCAGCTATGGGCTGGGCTTTCTTTTAGTCCTGGCCGGAACGCTGCCGGCCGCGGCCCTGGTGACGGAGAGACGGCGGCGCTGGGTCCCCGCTAGTCTGTTCGCGGCCGTGATCGCGACGACATGGACCGTAGGCCAAGGCCGACTCGGGTTAGAGCCGAGACCTGCGCCCGGAGTCGATGTGCGCATAGTTCAAGGCAACGTGCCGCAAAGGGAGAAGTGGGCGCCCGAACAGCGAGACGAAACCTTAACGCGCTATCTGGCCCTCTCGAGCGGTCCCGGCGAGGTGGATGTGCTCCTGTGGCCGGAAACCGCCTTTCCGGGCTTTCTCGATGAGGATCTGGGGGCGCGATCTCGCATTGCCGCCATCTTGCAGGACGGCGCTTTGCTTCTGACCGGCGTCCCGGACCGCACGCGAAAGGACCAAGAAACGCTCTATTTCAACACCGTCCAAGCTTACAATCAAACCGGAGACATTCTGACCGGCTATGCAAAGCACCATCTCGTTCCATTCGGCGAGTATGTCCCCTTCCGCGGCTGGCTTAAGCTCGACCGGATCACCCAAGGCCTGGGAGACTTTACGCCCGGTGCAGGACCGCGAACGCTGACCCTGCCCGGCGCTCCCCCGCTGGCCGTGGCCATCTGCTACGAGATCATCTTTCCAGGCGACGTCATCGACGATCAGCATCGGCCCGACTGGATATTCAACGCCACGAACGATGCCTGGTTCGGCACCAGTATTGGACCCGAGCAGCACCTTGCTGCGGTCCGCATGCGTGCCGTCGAAGAAGGACTTCCGATTGTGAGGGCCGCGAACACCGGCATCTCAGCGGTAATCGACGCGAAGGGCGAGCTCATTGTGAAGCTTGGCATCGAAGAGACCGGTGTCATCGATGCCGAACTTCCCGGCGCCCTCGAACCCACGCCATATGCACGGTTCGGCGACTGGATGCTCCTGGCGTTAACAGCCGTCACTTGGATCCTGTTTCTTGGCACACGGTTGTCAGGCATGCATCGGGCAAGAAATCAAAAGGCATCAGCGGAGGCAAAGTCATGTTGA
- the lspA gene encoding signal peptidase II yields the protein MSAEMKTLAIGTLAIFISFAVDQITKAIVVANAEALRNGFPIVPGFNLTYFRNDGVTFGLLSGTPWWVLAALAFAVCVWFTFMMCQAANRVEAVAYGAIIGGAFGNVTDRLRFQGVTDFLDFYVSTAHWPAFNIADVFVVCGVGLLLVGPKIQQAHRTGP from the coding sequence ATGTCTGCCGAAATGAAAACGTTAGCAATCGGCACGCTTGCCATATTCATTTCTTTCGCCGTAGATCAGATCACAAAAGCCATCGTGGTTGCCAATGCGGAAGCCCTGCGCAATGGCTTCCCGATCGTACCTGGGTTCAATCTCACGTACTTTCGTAATGACGGCGTGACCTTCGGCCTTCTCAGCGGCACACCATGGTGGGTCCTGGCGGCGCTGGCCTTTGCCGTCTGCGTCTGGTTCACGTTCATGATGTGTCAAGCTGCCAACAGAGTCGAAGCCGTCGCATACGGCGCGATCATAGGAGGCGCTTTCGGCAACGTAACGGATCGCCTGCGTTTTCAGGGGGTCACGGATTTCCTCGATTTCTATGTGAGCACCGCCCATTGGCCCGCCTTCAACATAGCCGATGTGTTTGTGGTATGTGGCGTCGGATTGCTCCTCGTTGGGCCGAAGATCCAGCAAGCACACCGGACTGGTCCATGA
- a CDS encoding ZIP family metal transporter, with amino-acid sequence METSPPVVLSFLGSFATCMLTALGAAPVLCGHIPSRSMRDSVLCVSVGVMLATLLVSMTFLALDGAKGLFEYGAAPAAIVCFAVFLGLSEVAQINQRIPSERLNPHSKTSDGATLCRVWIFIFAITVHNFPEGFALGIGIAADGMSGGIPLGIGIGLQNAAEGLAVAAALLGEGYSKHHAWLIAALTGLIEPVGGLFGAAMINSSVGYLQWGVALAAGATLFVSSHEIIPSSHRKGRQNRAVLGLAIGLVIMLFLDARLR; translated from the coding sequence ATGGAAACGTCTCCCCCGGTAGTGCTCAGCTTTCTCGGAAGCTTTGCCACCTGTATGCTGACAGCCCTTGGGGCGGCTCCAGTCCTGTGCGGACATATTCCTTCCAGATCGATGCGCGACTCCGTTCTCTGCGTTTCAGTAGGCGTAATGCTCGCGACCCTACTAGTATCCATGACTTTTCTGGCCCTAGACGGAGCCAAAGGATTGTTCGAATATGGCGCTGCCCCTGCCGCTATAGTCTGCTTCGCCGTCTTTCTTGGCTTGAGTGAAGTAGCCCAGATAAACCAAAGGATACCCAGCGAGCGGCTAAATCCGCACTCCAAAACATCTGATGGCGCAACGCTTTGCCGTGTCTGGATCTTTATCTTCGCGATCACAGTCCATAATTTCCCCGAAGGGTTTGCATTGGGAATTGGGATTGCGGCCGATGGGATGTCGGGCGGTATACCGCTCGGTATTGGAATTGGATTGCAGAACGCGGCTGAAGGGCTAGCGGTGGCAGCCGCACTCCTCGGAGAGGGGTATTCTAAGCATCACGCTTGGTTAATCGCTGCTTTGACCGGGCTCATCGAACCGGTTGGCGGCCTTTTTGGTGCTGCCATGATTAATTCTTCGGTAGGCTATCTTCAATGGGGCGTGGCTCTCGCGGCGGGCGCAACACTCTTTGTTAGCAGCCATGAGATCATCCCTAGTAGCCACCGAAAAGGGCGCCAAAACAGAGCAGTCCTCGGCCTGGCAATTGGCTTGGTCATAATGCTTTTTCTCGACGCTAGGCTAAGGTGA
- a CDS encoding DUF411 domain-containing protein, whose protein sequence is MKRLKHTLVLAISLLPAAQAIAEVTPIEVRKTNGCGCCLSWMNHLKENGFAPTGEDVFGGLLVRFKLEMGVPQRMVSCHTGLVDGYVIEGHVPASDIRRLLDERPDAIGLAVPGMPYGSPGMGPEEDREAYDVFLIRQDGSTEIYASYPEG, encoded by the coding sequence ATGAAACGACTGAAACATACACTTGTTCTCGCAATCTCACTGCTTCCGGCTGCCCAGGCGATCGCGGAAGTTACACCAATCGAGGTTCGCAAGACGAACGGCTGCGGTTGCTGCCTGTCGTGGATGAACCATCTCAAAGAGAACGGTTTTGCGCCCACCGGCGAGGACGTGTTTGGCGGGCTGCTTGTTCGTTTCAAGCTCGAGATGGGTGTGCCGCAGCGCATGGTCTCCTGCCATACTGGCCTAGTGGACGGTTATGTGATCGAAGGGCATGTACCGGCCTCCGACATCCGTCGTCTTCTCGATGAACGCCCTGATGCAATCGGTCTTGCGGTGCCCGGCATGCCTTACGGTTCACCGGGCATGGGCCCCGAGGAAGACCGGGAAGCCTACGATGTCTTTCTCATCCGGCAGGACGGATCGACCGAGATCTATGCGAGTTATCCAGAAGGGTGA
- a CDS encoding M23 family metallopeptidase — MVLEAAFPTQGQPGIERIPEFKPLPLLQEIAASDTALPEIEPVLTRWSREIAPGETLDAILAEAGLAANTRAEVALAIGAEYDLRRLRPGHSITLISTADGAARSVSLTVGDGVRIEATFGEELSTSVVSPEPEIVTLAGEAVIGSSLFAALEEADMPARFAVDLAQMLGGTVDFRRDMSGGEKLQLLWREARLGNERIGQPDLAFAALEIGGALYEIVWPDSGSGQATIYVDGEVLRVFAQPVEGARLSSVFGRRTHPVYGNVRMHTGVDFAAAGGTPVHATAPGQISFIGWRNGYGRVVELSHGSDTMTRYAHLSSTPDELTQGQRVAAGDMIGRVGATGTATGPNLHYEVLVEGRPTDPLTDERLASATERQTDDTALSRLAEARALMAASLDREIALQTTESL; from the coding sequence ATGGTTTTGGAAGCCGCCTTTCCGACACAGGGACAGCCAGGTATCGAAAGAATTCCTGAATTCAAACCCTTGCCGCTCCTGCAGGAGATCGCGGCCAGCGACACTGCATTGCCGGAGATTGAACCCGTTCTGACGAGATGGTCGCGCGAAATCGCGCCTGGCGAAACCCTCGATGCAATCCTGGCGGAGGCCGGCCTCGCGGCAAACACCCGGGCAGAAGTCGCCCTGGCAATCGGTGCTGAATATGACCTGCGGCGCCTTCGGCCCGGACATTCCATCACCCTCATCTCGACCGCAGATGGCGCTGCGCGCTCGGTATCGCTTACCGTCGGAGACGGTGTTCGGATTGAGGCCACCTTCGGTGAAGAGCTGTCTACATCAGTCGTTTCACCTGAACCCGAAATCGTAACCCTCGCGGGTGAGGCGGTGATCGGCAGTTCACTCTTCGCCGCCCTCGAAGAGGCCGACATGCCCGCCCGGTTTGCCGTGGACCTTGCGCAAATGCTAGGCGGAACTGTGGATTTCCGTCGTGACATGTCGGGCGGCGAAAAACTGCAACTTCTTTGGAGAGAGGCCCGGCTTGGAAACGAAAGAATCGGGCAGCCTGACCTGGCATTCGCTGCTCTGGAGATCGGCGGAGCCCTCTACGAAATCGTCTGGCCGGATAGCGGAAGCGGTCAGGCGACGATCTATGTGGATGGTGAGGTCTTGCGGGTCTTTGCACAACCGGTCGAAGGTGCGCGCCTCAGTTCTGTGTTTGGACGTCGCACACACCCGGTCTATGGCAATGTTCGAATGCACACTGGAGTCGACTTCGCGGCGGCGGGTGGAACTCCGGTCCATGCGACAGCCCCCGGTCAAATCAGCTTCATCGGCTGGCGGAATGGGTACGGCCGCGTCGTCGAACTCTCTCACGGCTCGGACACCATGACGAGATACGCACATCTCAGCTCGACCCCCGACGAGCTAACTCAAGGCCAGCGCGTGGCGGCGGGGGACATGATTGGTCGCGTCGGCGCCACGGGTACGGCAACTGGGCCCAATCTTCACTACGAGGTTCTCGTCGAAGGTCGCCCAACAGATCCTCTCACCGATGAACGTCTCGCCAGTGCAACAGAGCGCCAGACGGATGACACCGCGTTGTCGCGACTTGCTGAGGCACGCGCCCTTATGGCCGCCAGCCTGGACCGCGAGATCGCCCTGCAAACAACTGAAAGCCTATGA
- a CDS encoding SCO family protein: MRRRAILSYCTAGVGALVLALFVGWWRVDGPGAPEPEGPLPLPLSAMSFRLTDHEGNEVGPETLIGRPSMVFFGFTYCPDVCPTTLSDISGWLDDLGDDATEMNVVFITVDPARDTVETMEEYVSYFHSAIRGWTGSEEQIAQVVRGFRASYERVPTESGDYTMNHTASVYLFARSGRFVSMIDNHEPREFAVPKIRRALEEET, translated from the coding sequence ATGCGGCGACGGGCAATCTTGAGTTATTGTACTGCGGGCGTTGGGGCACTTGTTCTCGCGCTTTTCGTAGGTTGGTGGCGAGTGGACGGGCCAGGCGCACCAGAGCCCGAGGGTCCGCTTCCCCTGCCGCTGTCCGCTATGAGCTTCCGCCTAACCGACCACGAGGGCAACGAGGTCGGGCCGGAAACCCTGATCGGGCGCCCTTCAATGGTGTTCTTCGGCTTTACTTACTGCCCGGACGTCTGCCCGACCACGCTTTCGGACATCTCGGGCTGGCTGGACGACCTGGGCGACGACGCCACGGAAATGAATGTGGTCTTTATCACCGTCGATCCTGCGCGAGACACTGTCGAAACGATGGAAGAGTATGTCAGCTATTTCCATTCAGCTATCCGCGGATGGACCGGGTCCGAAGAGCAGATCGCACAAGTCGTGCGCGGTTTCCGTGCAAGTTACGAGCGCGTACCGACCGAAAGCGGCGATTACACGATGAACCACACCGCGAGTGTCTACCTGTTCGCTCGTTCGGGCCGGTTCGTCTCCATGATCGACAATCACGAACCAAGAGAATTCGCCGTGCCGAAAATTCGGCGTGCACTTGAAGAAGAAACTTAG
- a CDS encoding copper chaperone PCu(A)C, with translation MKRRTIIAALIPIVIFAGFSAPSQADSQEILVDDVWARASIGMSRPGAVYLTIRNTGGKVVTLVGIETQIADRAEVHRTATDANGVSSMAYVGDLSIAPGREVELKPGGLHIMLMGLKEPMLEGSRIKLELIFDDGGRIPVAVSVRGIAATGPRS, from the coding sequence ATGAAAAGACGAACTATCATTGCAGCATTGATTCCTATCGTGATTTTTGCAGGTTTCTCAGCGCCCAGCCAAGCAGATTCCCAAGAGATTCTGGTTGATGATGTCTGGGCACGAGCGTCAATCGGCATGAGCCGACCTGGGGCCGTCTACCTCACCATCAGAAATACGGGGGGCAAGGTCGTCACGTTGGTTGGGATCGAAACCCAGATAGCAGATAGAGCGGAAGTCCACCGCACCGCAACCGACGCAAATGGCGTGTCGTCGATGGCCTACGTCGGTGACCTTTCCATTGCGCCAGGTCGCGAGGTCGAACTGAAACCGGGTGGCTTGCACATCATGCTGATGGGATTGAAAGAGCCGATGCTGGAAGGCAGCAGAATAAAGCTCGAATTAATCTTCGACGACGGCGGTCGGATTCCGGTCGCTGTAAGTGTAAGAGGTATCGCGGCCACCGGTCCTCGAAGCTGA
- a CDS encoding DsbA family protein: protein MNRRALILSVLTFGLAGFGAASWYVTRPSPAPVGEAVAPELSDALIRSYSPILGSETAPVTIVEFFDPACEACRAFYPVVKNIMSEHGDTVRVVIRYTPFHGEASEEAIRVLEAARMQDVFEPVLEAVLREQPRWASHGAPEPGLILDIAASAGLAVEEARDQLLFPGTTAVLNQDRADVEAMGVSQTPTFFVNGRPLNPFGEAELRRVVAAEVAAARS, encoded by the coding sequence ATGAACAGACGTGCCCTGATCCTCTCCGTGCTCACCTTTGGTCTAGCAGGGTTTGGCGCAGCATCCTGGTATGTGACCCGCCCTTCTCCGGCCCCCGTGGGAGAGGCCGTCGCGCCGGAACTGTCCGATGCGCTGATCCGGTCCTACTCGCCGATCCTCGGGTCGGAAACCGCACCTGTAACGATTGTCGAATTCTTCGACCCGGCCTGCGAGGCTTGTCGGGCCTTTTATCCGGTGGTCAAGAACATCATGTCCGAACACGGCGACACCGTGCGCGTGGTGATCCGTTACACGCCATTCCATGGTGAGGCGTCAGAAGAGGCCATCCGGGTGCTCGAGGCGGCTCGCATGCAGGACGTCTTCGAACCCGTGCTCGAAGCCGTCCTGCGCGAGCAGCCGCGTTGGGCCTCTCATGGGGCGCCAGAACCGGGTCTGATCCTCGATATCGCCGCCTCCGCCGGACTGGCCGTCGAGGAGGCGCGCGACCAGTTGCTCTTTCCAGGGACGACGGCCGTTCTCAACCAAGATCGCGCGGATGTCGAAGCCATGGGCGTAAGCCAGACACCAACCTTCTTCGTGAACGGCCGCCCGCTGAACCCGTTCGGGGAGGCCGAACTGCGACGCGTTGTTGCGGCCGAAGTGGCCGCCGCGCGGAGCTGA
- a CDS encoding disulfide bond formation protein B, producing MKRIPGDMAIGLAWTVATSASLAVLFIGEVLGQSPCLLCWFQRAFMFPLAIILGLGLWWSDHGVGRYGIALALGGAAVAVWHLGLYAGLVPEQIQPCTATGPSCTDDNQLVFGIPIPLMALVAFTVIGALSALSLKEPQE from the coding sequence ATGAAACGCATTCCCGGAGACATGGCCATCGGGCTGGCCTGGACCGTCGCCACGTCCGCCTCGTTGGCGGTTCTTTTCATCGGCGAAGTGCTCGGCCAATCGCCCTGTCTGCTCTGCTGGTTTCAACGCGCCTTCATGTTTCCGCTGGCGATCATCCTCGGGCTCGGGCTGTGGTGGAGTGACCATGGCGTCGGGCGCTACGGGATCGCGCTCGCCTTAGGCGGCGCGGCCGTGGCGGTCTGGCATTTGGGCCTCTATGCGGGCCTGGTCCCCGAGCAAATTCAGCCCTGCACCGCGACCGGCCCCTCCTGCACCGACGACAACCAGCTGGTCTTCGGAATTCCGATTCCGCTGATGGCTTTGGTCGCCTTCACCGTGATTGGAGCGCTCTCCGCCCTCTCCCTGAAGGAACCGCAAGAATGA
- a CDS encoding SCO family protein, with the protein MAATAALLYIGLLLRPDAVSENERTANDSPFFAEFELTDHRGMVQTQRDFSGRWMLIFFGFTNCPDICPTTLSEVAAVMEGLRGEAEKVQPIFITIDPERDSPMVLSQYVEQFEAGIIGLTGTANQMAAISDSFPIFFERNEEASAPGGYTMSHTSNLFLFDPQAGYSTSWPYGTSAEEILADLQERI; encoded by the coding sequence ATGGCGGCCACGGCAGCACTTCTGTACATCGGTTTGCTACTGCGGCCTGACGCTGTCTCCGAAAACGAGCGGACTGCCAACGATAGCCCGTTTTTCGCGGAATTCGAGCTGACGGATCATCGTGGCATGGTCCAAACACAGCGTGACTTTTCCGGCCGCTGGATGCTGATTTTCTTCGGATTCACAAATTGCCCGGACATTTGTCCGACAACACTCTCCGAGGTCGCCGCCGTAATGGAGGGACTGCGCGGCGAGGCAGAAAAGGTCCAGCCCATTTTCATTACAATAGACCCCGAACGTGATAGTCCGATGGTACTCTCCCAATACGTGGAGCAATTCGAAGCAGGTATAATTGGTCTGACTGGCACGGCTAACCAGATGGCTGCGATATCTGATAGCTTCCCCATATTTTTTGAAAGGAACGAGGAGGCATCCGCTCCGGGGGGCTACACAATGAGCCATACCTCGAACTTGTTCCTATTTGACCCACAGGCGGGTTACTCAACCTCGTGGCCCTACGGCACGTCCGCTGAAGAGATCCTTGCTGATCTGCAGGAAAGGATCTGA
- a CDS encoding MerR family transcriptional regulator, producing MLTIGAMARKTGTKVQTIRYYEQIGLMPEPGRTEGGQRRYGDAELDRLSFVRHARQLGFSLDAIRELLNLSDNPGTSCADADAIARRQLKQVEQRLSRLEALRTELERMVHECSGGRTADCRVLEVLRDHSECLTEHDEVGL from the coding sequence ATGCTGACAATTGGAGCGATGGCGAGAAAAACCGGGACAAAGGTCCAGACGATCCGCTACTACGAGCAGATAGGGTTGATGCCCGAGCCAGGCAGAACCGAAGGCGGTCAACGCCGCTACGGAGATGCTGAACTAGATAGGCTGTCATTTGTTCGACACGCTCGGCAACTGGGTTTCTCGCTTGACGCTATTCGTGAACTTCTGAATTTGAGCGACAATCCTGGGACATCCTGCGCCGACGCTGATGCCATTGCGCGTCGGCAGCTTAAGCAAGTGGAGCAACGGTTGAGCCGACTAGAGGCGCTCCGTACCGAGCTGGAACGAATGGTTCATGAGTGCAGTGGTGGACGAACCGCCGATTGCCGTGTCCTTGAGGTGTTGCGTGACCACTCCGAATGCCTCACCGAGCACGACGAAGTTGGTCTTTGA
- a CDS encoding site-specific integrase — protein sequence MGSITTRKRKDGSHSYRARVRVMREGTVYHETKTFDRRPAAAAWIKKREKELAKPGALEELSVCDPPLSKAIERYTEEAVKDIGRTKAQVLRTIVTYPIADLPCSTVKSKDVIEFLQSLPGQPQTVGNYASHLASIFAIARPMWDFRLDDREMRDAITVARRMGIISRSAQRNRRPTLDELDRLLAHFIDRRQRTPQAMPMHKVIVFALFSTRRQAEITRLTWDDFQNEHKRILVRDMKHPGEKLGNDTWVDLPEEAIRIIDSMRNSKAEIFPYSPDAITANFTRACKLLGIDDLHFHDLRHEGISRLFEMGWNIPHVAAVSGHRSWVSLKRYTHIRETGDKYASWPGIQLAIGNE from the coding sequence ATGGGCTCGATCACCACACGCAAACGCAAGGATGGAAGTCACAGCTACAGGGCACGTGTACGAGTGATGCGCGAGGGCACCGTCTATCACGAGACGAAGACTTTTGACAGACGCCCAGCTGCGGCCGCCTGGATAAAGAAACGCGAGAAAGAGCTAGCAAAACCTGGTGCGCTGGAAGAGTTGAGCGTATGCGACCCTCCGCTGTCCAAAGCGATCGAGCGCTATACTGAAGAAGCCGTGAAGGACATCGGTCGCACAAAAGCCCAGGTCCTCAGGACCATCGTCACCTACCCGATCGCCGATCTGCCCTGCTCCACCGTCAAGTCGAAGGATGTCATCGAGTTCCTTCAGTCTCTGCCCGGACAACCGCAAACCGTCGGGAACTACGCGAGCCATCTCGCCTCGATATTCGCCATAGCTCGACCGATGTGGGATTTCCGACTGGATGACCGGGAGATGAGAGACGCGATCACCGTCGCGCGCCGTATGGGGATCATCTCCCGTTCCGCGCAGCGTAACCGCAGGCCCACCCTCGATGAACTCGACCGGCTGCTGGCCCATTTCATTGATCGGCGCCAGAGAACACCTCAAGCCATGCCCATGCACAAGGTGATCGTTTTCGCTCTCTTCTCGACGCGCCGACAGGCAGAGATCACCCGGCTCACCTGGGATGACTTCCAGAACGAGCACAAGCGCATCCTGGTCCGTGACATGAAGCATCCCGGCGAAAAGCTCGGAAACGATACCTGGGTCGATTTGCCCGAGGAGGCCATTCGGATCATCGACAGCATGCGCAACAGCAAAGCTGAGATCTTCCCCTACTCTCCGGACGCAATCACGGCCAACTTTACCCGCGCTTGCAAGCTGCTCGGGATCGACGATCTGCATTTCCACGATCTACGCCATGAGGGCATCTCGCGCTTGTTTGAGATGGGTTGGAACATTCCCCACGTCGCAGCTGTCAGTGGGCACAGGTCATGGGTCAGCCTCAAACGCTATACACACATCCGCGAAACCGGCGACAAGTATGCAAGCTGGCCTGGAATTCAACTCGCCATCGGCAACGAATGA